The following nucleotide sequence is from Kineobactrum salinum.
TCAGACCCCGGTACTTGAGCGCGTCCGGTGACATCACCGACACCGCCGCCGGCACATCCTGCAGGGATTCCTCACGGCGTCCCGCCGTGACAATGATCTCTTCCAGCACGGTGTCGCTGGCGGCCGGAGCGGAATCCTGTGCCGTGGCAGCGCCGGGAAGGCCGGAGGCCATCAATACACCTACAAACTGGCCGGTCAACAAGGCTCTTTTGTTCATCGTTGTGTGTCCCCACTAAGAGAATGAAATCGTTATTGCTACTTGATTATTACAGCTTTAAAAAATATTACAACCATTATTTAGCGGCTCTAATTTAATGTAAGGCTGCGTTAAAATGGTTTTACGCCTGCTTAAACTACTCATACAATAGTGATCGCGCCACTCAGGAGCCATACCGGTCTTCCATGCCAGTGGCCGGCGCAGCGGGAGGAGACCATGGTCAAGCAGGATTTCAAGAACAGTGAAGCCGATCAGGCCTATCAGCAGGTCATGGATGCGATCGTCACCCAGCAGTTGTCGCCCAGCCAGAAGGTGTCCGAAAACATCTTCAGCGACATGTTCGGCATCAGCCGCACACTGGCCCGCAACCTGATCGAACGCCTGATCGCCAAACAATTCCTGGTGACCGTATCGCCGCGGGTGACGCTGGTCGCGCCATTGACAGCGATGGAGATCAAACAGAACTTCGCGCTGCGCAAGATACTGATGCCCCAGGTATGGGCGCTGGCGGCGGCATCGGTGGATCACGAGGCGCTGGAGGCGCTGCATGCGGAAATCCGGGAACTGCGGCCCATGGACAACGACGGTGTCGCGCTGCAAATGCTGCAGCAGAACAAGGCCCTCAACCTGATGGTCTGCGCCAACGCCGGCTATCCGCTGATGCTGGACTGGATCCAGCAACTGGAAGACACTGCGATGCGCATCTACTGGCTGTACATCAAGGCCAACAATCGCTCGCCTTATTCCAGCGAGCAGCAGGCCCGGGTCCTGCAGGCGCTGCGCAGCGATGAACCCGCCAGCATTCGCGAAGCCGTCCACGACATCCTGAGCCAGGTGGAAGACAGGATCCTGACCAGCATCTTCACCAGCGCCCAGTTCTTGAACCAGGACCTGAAACTGTAGTACCCGGGAGCCACCGCGACGACCCTTCAGTTTGCAGGATCGGGACATTGCTGCATCTGTACTCGCCGGCGATAGACGGCTAAACTTACGCCGCTCTGGCCACCGGGTGCCGTGCCTCCCTGATCCTCCGCCCCACCACAAGGAGTTCCGCTTGTCCCCTCACCTGCAGCGACAATTGCACACCCTGACAGGGCCCGGCTATCGCGATTTGCTCAACAGGATCCAGCGCGGCATCGAAAAGGAGAGCCTGCGGGTTACTGCCGACGGCAGGCTCGCCCAGACGCCGCACCCGCAGAGCCTGGGCTCGGCGCTGACGCACCCGTCCATTACCACCGACTATTCGGAGGCATTGCTGGAATTCATCACCCCGGTGGACACCAGCACAACCCGGAC
It contains:
- a CDS encoding GntR family transcriptional regulator, whose protein sequence is MVKQDFKNSEADQAYQQVMDAIVTQQLSPSQKVSENIFSDMFGISRTLARNLIERLIAKQFLVTVSPRVTLVAPLTAMEIKQNFALRKILMPQVWALAAASVDHEALEALHAEIRELRPMDNDGVALQMLQQNKALNLMVCANAGYPLMLDWIQQLEDTAMRIYWLYIKANNRSPYSSEQQARVLQALRSDEPASIREAVHDILSQVEDRILTSIFTSAQFLNQDLKL